In Solanum lycopersicum chromosome 3, SLM_r2.1, the genomic stretch TATGGTACAGAAAGATGAAAAAGCTACCGTATAAATCCTCTTATTTGACTTCCACCTCTTCTTTTACTGGTTTGGAGGATATTGTTAAGCTAGAAAGTGAAAAAAGATGAAGTGTTGAAGAATTCGTGTTTGGTAGTAGTTAgccaaaattttcagatttgaaatgaaaaaagatttgttttcaaaagttgagtgcAACTGGAGTATGTGCAAGTTATTTGGCTTATACTCTACGTGGGTCACATAGTTCTCaggatctttgatttttttattagctccgagtcattattattatggtactttatatgtatatcttCATACATTTGTGTCATTGACTATAAAATTAGCACCAGAATTTGATCTACTGGATTTACTATAGAACCTAGTGGGGATTTTACCAGACTATTATATCGTGTACTTTTGAATGTATTTCCAGGAGTACAAACATTAACACATCAATATATAGAGTAACTTCTTACTTGACTTGGGTTATTTTTCACTTGGTAGCAGCATTACAATAGTTACATGGCTGAATACATATATTATGCTCCACTTGATTGCTCCTGTTCAAGAGTTCTGCTCTTCTCAAAcctcttcatttaattttatcatttagcaTAAACATACAAAATGATAATGCACTTTGTAATTCTGTGTATTCTATACGccttttgtttcttttgacAGTGTGAATGTAACTTCTTGTGAGATAGAAAATAGAATGATGATGACTGGTATGCACACTGTGGCAGACATTTTCTGTGTCTGTTGTGGGTCAAATGTTGGATGGAAATATCTGAGTATGGAGTGATAAAATGCTAGACATTGTCTTTTGGCAGTTGCTAGAAGTTTTAGTTGTTCCTAATATGACGATTCTTTTCAGGAGACCGCCCATGAGATGAGCCAAAAGTACAAAGAAGGAAAATCAGTTCTTGAGCGGTCAGTTGATTACTTCAGTTTTCTTTACAATTGAGTTAGGAACATATAATAAGTCCTCACTGAGGTACTTTCTTTTATACTCAACAGGTTTAAGATTTGTGGCCCTGATGTAAGCCATTACTCGGCTAGTCATGATATTCATGTTGCAGGAAGTGATGTTGATGATGTTTGATCACCATCAAGAACAAAATATCTATCCCAAAATGTACATTCTTTAACTCACCACCCCATTAGTTTTTAATGGACCATTGGATTATTGAATAGCTTAAGCTACTAAAACTTCTTTAAGCTTGTCCTCTATTGTGTATGATAACATGGAAGCCTCCATGTGTTGTTTCAAACTAACATGACCATCTGCCTGCATTTGTTTGCAATGACAATACATTACTAACAAGGCAGTTGCCGAACCATACTACATAGTTCTGGCAACAACAAAAGCTTAAAAAATTAGCACCTTACCCCCATCATCACATCAAAACTTGGTAGAGTTCATAGAAGTAAAACTGGTCTAGTATGGTGTGAAGTTTTGTCCAGATGTAAACAAAATGATTTCCAAAACTAGCTAACATTTTTGTTCGACAATCATGGCTTTGTTgttttatcaacaaaaatatgacAAGAGTCGGTAGAAATTTAAGATTATTCAGCAGATTTGTAATGACCTATTATGTCATTATAGTTGTTCAGGGCAATAGTACCCTTGTGTAGATCTCTGTGAGTCAAGAGTGTGGTAGAAATTCGGAAATGGAGAACCGAGTACGAAAATCTGCTTGTGTTTCAGTATAATGGACAGTTTCTTTGTAATAACTAGATCACTATTTATACCTCATTAATTTCTGTTGAGCAATTCATACACTCAAAGAATCAATTTTTATGGGGTTTCTTTAGGTTCATAAATCTATACTAGAAAGGCAAGATTTGACGGACTAGAATTGAAGATCATCATAATTAACTTGCCCCACATGTTGTGCCATCAAAATaataaccctagttttcaaCGGATGAAATCCTATGGATATTCTTTTCAGTTCTAGGAGTAAATCAAAATATGGAAGAAACGAATGAACGGAAGACACTTACCTCAATAGAGAAAAACCCCAAGTCTTGGAAAAATCGTTTCTGGGGTTCTTTGGTCAGATATTTTACATTATGACTAAGTACGGACAAAAACTAACATAAAGACGCGAGTTACTGTTTTCCGACCTTCTCCGTTGCAAAACTTCACAACTTCGTTATGATCATGCATACTTCCTATTCGATAAAATCATCTTTAAATAATTGGTTAAACGTTCTAAAGGTAAAATTATGTGAGTTTGAATACTCAAGACTTTTGTTTGAGAAAGAACATGATTAATGTGTTGTCATATTTCGAGAATGAATACTTCTAAGGGTAAGATTGTTCATCGTCTCAGGTTGAGAACTTACGGGTGATGAGTCTAAATATGAGAGTTTTATTATTGTCCGTCGTCTCATGTTGAAAACTTGCGAGTAATAAGTCTAAATATGAGAGTTTTATTACAACATGACTTTTgttcaatatttcttttttgatgacaagggaaacccgcaaCCACTATCttttgggtgcgcacagggtaaaCCCCCCCCTTATGCTATAGATCGCAAATCAAATAGGATAGGTAACCCGCACTAGCAAGCCTAAAATTcctataaatttatgaaaattattttgttttacttgaaaCTTTCTAACTTCTTAACCTTATATATGATTAGACATGTAGACCTTTCTCGTTTCACATGTACAGTGTGAATATATGTCATACCTCAACGatctaaatttgatattttaattttttcttaatttcaaaCTTTTGCACACTTTGTACATGATAAGAAATTATTGGGCAAAGATATCTGATTGGCTTTCATACGGTCACAATTCAGATAAAAGTGTGAAGTTTTGTACAAATGATAATAATGAAACCAGAATGATGTCCAAAACTAACTAACATTTTGTCTGACACTCATGACTTTATTGTTTTATCAACAAAATATGACAATTTGCATTAAATAACATACTCATTATCCTCAATAGAGAAAACTCTCCCTCAATGAAGTTTCAGTAGATAACAACTATTTGACTACAATTAAGATTATTACGCAAATACATAACGACTTTTTCCATCGTTATTATTGTTTAGGTGATAGTACCCTTGTGTAGATCTCCGTGGGTTAAGAGTTGGTAGAAATCTAAAAATGGAAAATCGAGTGTGAAATTCAGCTTGTGCTTCCCTATAACGAAAACTTCTTTAAATAGTGAGATAGCTATAACGAAGGAATGCTACCTAGAGAAGGTAGCGAAGTTTCGCTATAGTGAAGGTCGGGAAATAGTAACTTGTGTTTTTAAGCTAGTTTCATTCAGATTTAATCCTAACGTAATTTTTTTACTAGAGAACCCTAGAGGAGATTTTTGTAAGACTTTGTGATTTTCTCTCTTGAGGTAAGTGTTTTCGGTTCATTCATTTGTTCCTTTCATACTTCGATGTCCTCCCTGAATTTAAAGATATGCTCTTCATAGGATTTTACACATTGAAacctagaattattattttaatggaACATGTGGGACAGGTTAATTATGAACAAGTTTCAATTTTAGTCCGTTAAACTCTGTCGACTAGTATAGAattagaaaccttgacttaattatgaatttgagGAACCTAGAAATcacataaaatgattttttaagcATATGAACTGCTCAAGAGAATTTAATGGGGTTGAAGCTTTATGAATGAGTTTGATATGATCATGCAAACCTCTGATGTAATAAAATAGTctttaaataattgattaaaatttcttaaaacaTAGAATTATGTGAGTTTGAATGCCCAAGACCTCTGTTTGAGAAAATCGATGATTAACGTGTTGTCATATATTGAGGATAAATGATCCTAAGGGAAAAGGACGTACACACTGGGTGTTTAAGATTATCGGTCGTCCAATGTTGAAGACTTACGAGTAACAAGCCTAAATATGagcttttaattataatatcacTTCTGTTAAACAACATgctattcaaattaaaattttataacaatatatgtttaatttctttcctaaaaggtttaaaaaaattatgaaaattctcTAGTTCCACTTCAAAATTTATAACCTTCTAAATCTCACATATGATTGGACGTGCGGACTGTTTGTGTGTCACATTTACCGTCCATATATTCGTCATACCTCGACgatcaaaatttgatattttaaatgcTCTTTGATTTCAACATGAAAAGATATTAGCTTTTACTATATCTACATTTGCTTTAGCATATCTCAGTCAAAGCAATGAAATTTAATGACTcaaatctaattcaattttttgaagtgttataGTTGACCTTAGTAAGTCATACCAAAATTATGCGtaaaattactttatatttGGATTTCATATAACAACAACTGAAGTTTTATCCCAATGAAAGAAtgattgttgacacccaatctTATCCTtcattctcattttttttacgAGCTTGTTTTATTTGCGaggccaaaatattttttaagctATCTTTGTCTACTTTTGtgctaaaaataaatgttatatgctttattttgttttcattatatttcattttcttttagtgAACTGAGGAGAAAAGGGATTTGGCGGGAAGAGGAGTGTAACATGAAATAAGTAAGGAGGTCAacctttttcaaatatataacaaTGTAGTTGGACTCACATGTTGATCTGCATGAATCATCCTTTTTATGGAAGTAAATCTTTGTCTTCTTAGCAGAGGATAGTAAGTTCCAAGTTCCATCTGAGATATTTTTATTACcatgaaattcatatttttaatttggtttcacttgttattacatattttattattcttttatactATCTTAGTTTAGTTAGTTCTGGTAGCAAAGAACTTATTGTAAGTCGAGTATATTTTCTGCCATCATGTGAATTTTTCTTGCAACTTATTCGATCATCTAAATGATGTGTAACTCTCTGTTCAATTATTCATACATGCTTTTTATATGGGGTTTTTGAGTCCTAGAAAAACTACtagattgattttatttcttaatcatgttttttcatttttcttgttgTTGCTACAATTCTCATTTAcccaaattttctttttcctatttgTTGGAATATGCTTTATTAAAAGTATGGTGTTTattggaaataattttttcatctatAAGAAATACAGATATGATATGTGTACAATATATCTCTATCCCCCTTGAAATATCATTtctgaaaattatatttatttttgtttaaagatattattgtttttgtaatTATGTGTTTATTGTAAGTACTTTCGATGAacccttttatatttttgaatgttaTCAAAACTGACCAACTATTTAAAGTTAATAACTTTTGAGTTAGGCATGaatatcaatttcaaattacaatgATTCACTAACTTTAATATTGGGAAAATTGATTAGTGTAAAGTTACACTATCTTTAAATAAGATTAACATTTCACAAAGCACATTCAAGTCGTGTAAAAAACTACTACTAAGATAATTAATGAACTCTGATAGAATAATAACCCAATGTATGTTTTTATTAACTATGTCAATCTATTTTAGCATCTTGTCTCGTtagtatatttatatgaaaacctttcttacattatattttaaattaatttaacttttaggACATACATGTTCTCACTTCTAAATACTTTATATATGTACACCACTTTAATTTCAACCAAGACAAGTGGAGTCGTCAATGTGTGAAGCATAGCTTAAAAGGAATCGTCTCTTCATGCTGGTCCAGGTAACTTTTATATTGGGAAAATTGATTAGTTTAAAGTAACATTATCTTTAAATAAGATTCACATTTCACAAAGAACATTCAAGTCATGTAAAAAATAGTACTTAGAtaaataatgaactttgatagaataATCACCCAATGTATGTTTTTGTTAACTATATCAATCTATTTTAGCATCTTGTCTCGTAAGtctatttatatgaaaatgtttcttactttattttttaaattaaataaacatttaGCAAATACATGTTCTCACTTCtaaatactttttatatgtaCATCACTTTGATTTCAACCATGACAAGTGGAGTCGTCAATGTGTGAAGCATAGCTTAAAAGGAATCGTCGACTTCTGGGCCAGGTACGTGTTGGCCTTTTAGGAAATGATGATACAAGACGGGCTATAGTCGACTTATTGGATGAAGCACATATAtaactttataaaaataaagcaCTTGTTActccatttttttcaattttatatattaccATTTTAAAAGTTTCAGAAACTAGACAACTTTCATTATTATGCTAATATATCCATATACTCTAGTATAATCTTAATaccaatttatttatatatatatttcattaagaATTCTTTTATTCTTGTTTTAAAGCGTTTAAAAGAGTTGatcataaaaaatgaaacaaagggAGTAACATCTTATTGGGCCCTGGGCACAGGGAGAGACATCCTCAAATGGGGAGTATTAGTAGTTCAGATGAGGAACTATCATTTTTTCTAGAAATGCGAAGAAGGGGAAATGACAGAAATTATAATcgatttcttcaaaaattcaatgaaTTTGATCCCCTTGGTAAGTTTTTTTTGGTTCTTCCATTTATTGACCTTTCTTTGATCAAATTGACAGCATAAAGaataaatttaaagttgaagTAGTTTTTTTGTAGGTGCATTTCAACTTCaagttcaaaaaatattttcagtcTTTATGGACATCATATAAATGTGTCCAACTAGTGAGAAATTAGTGATTTCAGCTTCATAACCTAAAGTTcatgtatgtaattttttttcaatcctATGTTATTGCAGGATGAAAAAGTGGTAGTTCACCTGCATTTAATATTGCATCAGCTGCACCCCTGCAGAAGACTCGTAAGGATGAGTTCCTTAATGCTGACAATGATACAACGGATTACGAttggtaatttttttcttcttctcctttccaAGTATGTGATTTTTTGAGTTATTTAATTGTTTCTTTTAGCTGCTTATGTTGATTTTTGACATCATAAGTTTCTTTATCCAATTTAATCTTTTTCACCATGTAGCTTATAAATTGGCTTAAGTCATAAGAAACctcttaaagttgtccgcataattcacaTAGACTTCTTAATTAAAGCTTATATCTATTGAACACCTCTAGAACTTTGAATTGATACCTCTTGATCTATTTTTTGCCTATGTGGCATTTTAAGTGTGTTCACATTTGATGAGCGCGTAAAAGCTCTAATtagaaacttttttaaaaaaaaaaaaaataatcctctttcttcttccttgcgTTTTTCACGTCACTTTTCCGGGGACCACCATTGTTAATCATACTCTCTccttctttcattctttttttctagTCACTTATCTCCTATACATtaatgatcattttatttttccaaatttgtCATTATTGTTTCCATCACATTCattcctttctcctcttttgaGCAACCACCACCACTTTTACCACTAAGGCTGCCGCTTGGTTGTTATTTTTCCAGACTAAAATCTCTTGAATCTAAACTTGTCATTGTTGATTTATAgttaagaagaagaacaaaagaagtggaatgttagagtttttttttttaatttaatgatcAACCATTCATACAAAAGAAGtacaagaaaaaaagattaattgTTGACCTCCCTTTTTCAGAATTGAAATCATTTACATTGAATTAACTCAATTACACCATTAATTGTTGACttcacttaaaaaaatttaaacctgAAACAAAGAGGACatagatgaaaaaattgaagaaggaTCGGTTTGCAAGAAGGTGATGGTGGCGACAACAATAGTGGTTGTACGATGGcactttgaaaaaaagaaaattgaagagCTGATAATAGGGGtgaaaaaaaacctaaaaacaatttttccttttcttttcataatattttgttgttattttgattcaaaatgcCACATGTATGTTGATTATCGGTGAATTTGCCACGTCACCATGTATGTATTACACTCTTTTATACTTTTAGCAGATTGTCAAAAAATGCTTATATGGTTCTAATTCAAGTTGGAataagtgttcaataggtacatgTCATAGTTGAGGTGTCCAAGTGaaatatgcggacaactttaaggggtcaTCTATAACTTAAGTCTTATAAATTCTTTAGGCAAGTATTGTTGAGTTGATTTCTCAAATGGTAACCATTTCTTCTTTATTCCAATTTTTTCAACAAGAAAGTCGTATTGATCTTTTTAGAATTCTTAAGGACATTGATCTTCCGTCTTGATTAAGGATATATCTCTTTTCATAGACTCGATAAGGAGAGAATACACCACTTGGGTGGAAGGGGAGTCCAGGGTTTATTTTACATGGACTTGGCCTCAAAAGGGATGTTTCTTTTGATAGTAAATGGAAAATTTACCGTGTTAATTTTTTGGCGATGTCATTTTTCTCTGTGCTTTCGCACAAGAAGATGAGAATAATATCAATTTCTTGAGTGACCATCTCGGAAATTAACTCAAATATTGATGCACAAGTTTGCTTGAATTATCTTACCTACACAAGTTTACTATGTTAATTTTTCGGCAATGTCATTTTTCTCTCTGCTTTCACCCAaaaagatgaagataatatgctatGGTCCCTCTTATGGATCTAGGTATGGGATGCTGCAACATAAAAAGTATTCTTCTTATGACCATTGATGTTTGTTCTTTAATAGAGAACCTGCAATCTCTCGAGTTACAGTACTAAAAAACTTAAATGACTTTTTTTCTTACATTTGCTAAGACAAACAAATAGTTTAAACACAACACTTAAAATAGATAACTACTCCTATAAATTAGGACATGACTTTCTAACATTACTGGAATGAAAAACTGCACTATTAAAGGAAAATGACTACTACTAATAGGAAATGActactgcaaaaaaaaaaaactaatgttGTAACTATTGGATGACTAATGAATGATAAAATTACTCTCTTTCTTCAAATCGCGCTTGTCCTCAAGCGCTAAATGCGGTGAGAAATCTTGTGTCTTGGATTGACTTCGTCTATAAAGTCAATCAAGAATAATTTCTTGCATTGATGACCTCAGGTGAATGGTTTCATCACAATTGAAACAAAGTCTTTTAAGTTTCCTCTCCTCCATTTCAGAATTGTTCAGTTTCTTCACAAATCTTACATGTTGTTGAGGCGAGAAACATGTTGTTTTTGATTTGGCAATCATCTAGCGATTGTGAACAAACGGGTTGTTCCTTGCGTTCATAAAGTCGAGATAAACTCATCGCCGTAGGCAAATATGGAGGATTATGCAACTCAACCTCAATTGTTATATAATCAGCTAGACCACTGATACAACGGATTACGATTGGtaatttgtttcttcttctcctttttaagtatgtgatttttttagttgtttaatTGTTTCTTTTAGCTGATTATGTTGATTTTTGACATCATAAGTTTCTTTGTccaattttatctttttcaccATGTAGTTTATAAATTGGCTTAAGTCATAAGcagccccttaaagttgtccgcataattcaccTAGACACCTTAATTAAAGCTTTTATCTATTGATCACCTCTAGAACTTTGAATTGATACATCTTGAGCCATTTTTTGCCTATGTGGCATTTTAAGTGTGTTCATGTTTGATGAGCGCGTGAAAGCTCGAATTagacactttttttaaaaaaaaataatcctctttcttcttccttgtgTTTGTCACGTCAATTTTACGGGGACCACAATTGTTAATCATACTCTCTccttctttcattcttttttccTAGTCACTTATCTCCTATACATtaatgatcattttatttttccaaacTTGTCATTATTGTTGCCATCACATTCattcctttctcctcttttgaGCAACCACCACCACTTTTACCACTAAGGCTGCCGcttgtttgttatttttcaagACTAAAATTGCTTGAATCTAATCTTGTCATTGTTGATTTATAGCTaagaagaacaacaaaaaaaacaatgatCAGGAGttgatgagtttttttttttcaatttaatgatCAACCATTCATACAAAAGAAGtacaagaaaaaaagattaattgTTGACCTCCCTTTTTcagaatttaaattatttacattGAATTAACTCAATGACACCATTTATTGTTGACTtcccttaaaaaaaatttaaacctgAAACAAAGAGgacataaatgaagaaattgaagaaggATCGGTTTGCAAGAAGGGGGATGGTGGCGACAACATTGGTGGTTGTACGATGGcgttttgaaaaaagaaaattgaagagCGCTGATGGTAGGGGTggaaaataacttaaaaacaatttttccttcacttttcataatattttgttGCTAGTTTGATTCAAAATGCCACATGTATGTTGTTTATCGGTGAATTTGCCACGTCACCATGAATGTATTACACTCTTTTTATACTTTTAGCTGATTGTCAAAAAAATGCTTAGATGGTTCTAATTCAAGCTGGAATAAGTGTTCAATATGTACATGTAATAGTTGAGGTGTCCAAGTGaaatatgcggacaactttgagGGGTCATCTATAACTTAAGCCTTATAAATTCTTTAGGGAAGTAATGATGAGTTGATTTCTCAAATGGTCACcatctaaagcactcaaaatgtaacctttacataggaagtctgactgtttccatggttcaacaatcataaatttttccctgtctggcatatcatcagcaggaGCTGGAGTATTTTCACATGTAAATTTCTACAGACCAAGAGTGGaaagccagaaaaatactcgttgctaccatcctttgaaattcacacttgtgaatttacccggtttctctgcttgtgatacaagagttTGGGTTGGTGGAACAACAGCCACTGTAACTCTagtgttttccatttctgataaacaaaattgatacaatataagtaagcaataaactataattgcagacttaaaggagtatgaaatcacaaagaattttgtctccaccagaaacacagatttttaatttccttaagattaatgccaatctgtgttatgaaaataaaaaattacaggcagtaataaatcattcagaaacacgaagttaatgagatttttagaaccagtaagtaagatgaacaaaattttatttataaaaaataattgaatctgtaaaaacTTAAAAGAATATGGAAtgctctttttaataatttaggaagaaaatcaagtccgtagaattcacagtgtccccttaaggaaattattcccctctagaaTCCGATGTTTGATTTGGAtaataacctcccagggtaaaatgatcttaatcagtcgagtatagataccaaaaactctactgtcagagAATTAATCCATAGCAGggaagtacacgaagaaatatgtggTTTTTAAGAGGAAGTAAGATCAGAAAAATTCGTaaggaaatattctgaagactgaatggtatttataggcaagaagaatatattctgaaaggttgcaaccctttcagaattgaaaCGACCGTTAATGAAAgattgcaaactttcaaatagTATTGACTATTCcagaaagttgcaaccttttagAACAGTTATGgcgggaatttttaaatataatggaAATTAAAATGGGTCATGCGCGCgaatccgagtcgggtcgggttaactaaaaagttgaaaacatttcggttaacttctgttatcaactaattaattgaaaatatgttttggccatttaattaattaaataaattattaaaataaatttgtccaaaaaattatctctcgatcgatcatttgccaaagccaaagccgaagccgaagccgaagcgaaCGACCACGGTGcgagggggtccctctttccaacccttttaacagttaataggagtgtttatttatttagactctcctattttcatttccattaccgatgagggacaattgcctttttcattaaagcattagaggacttttcaagttccaacCTTTCCAGtgctaaacttttcaaattcctctccttccctctatttcccatcaattcttgctacatacccaacagtAACATCGTATTGGGCCCGGGGCACAGGGAGAGACATACTCTAATGGGGAGTATTAGTAGTTCAGATGAGGAACTTTCATTGTTTCTAGAAATGCGAAGAAGGGACTGACAAAAATAATAATcgatttcttcaaaaattcaatgaaTTTGATCCCCttggtaagttttttttttttggttcttcTTCCAGTTATTCACCTTTCTTTGTTCAAATTGACAGCATAAAGAATAAATTTCAAGTTGAAGTTGTTTTTTTGTTGGTGCATTTCAACTTCAAGTTCCAAATATATTTTGAGTCTTTATGGACATCATATAAATGTGTCCAACTAGTGAGAAACTAGTGATTTCAACTTCATAACCTAAAGTTCATGTACCTGCATTTAATATTGCATCAGCTGCACCCCTGCAGAAGACTCGTACGGATGAGTTCCTTAATGCTGACAATGATACAACGGATTACGATTGGaaatttgtttcttcttctcatttccAAGTATGTGGTTTTTTGAGTTGTTTAATTGTTTCTTTTAGCTGCTTATGTTGATTTTTGACATCATAAATTTCTTTGtccaatttaatatttttcaccaTGTAGTTTATAAATTGGCTTAAGTCATAAGaagccccttaaagttgtccgcataattcacttacACGCCTTAATTAAAGCTTTTATCTATTGAACACCTCTAGAACTTTGAA encodes the following:
- the LOC104646462 gene encoding protein yippee-like isoform X1 — its product is MGRLFVFTLEGNIYSCKHCGIHLAHSENIVSKSFQCSHGKAYLFRKETAHEMSQKYKEGKSVLERFKICGPDVSHYSASHDIHVAGSDVDDV
- the LOC104646462 gene encoding protein yippee-like isoform X2; protein product: MGRLFVFTLEGNIYSCKHCGIHLAHSENIVSKETAHEMSQKYKEGKSVLERFKICGPDVSHYSASHDIHVAGSDVDDV